Proteins found in one Paenibacillus dendritiformis genomic segment:
- a CDS encoding XkdX family protein — protein sequence MNFWKLAFECRWIDAEGLCAAVKTEVNPFGEITPEEYEKITGREFPEQ from the coding sequence ATGAATTTCTGGAAACTCGCTTTTGAATGCCGGTGGATCGATGCGGAGGGGCTATGCGCAGCTGTGAAAACGGAGGTCAACCCGTTCGGGGAGATTACGCCGGAAGAATACGAGAAAATCACAGGACGGGAATTCCCGGAGCAATAA
- a CDS encoding phage holin family protein, which yields MERLDLVLKTVFAATGGAASFLFGGWPALLNVLLIVVAIDYVTGVMASGAEGKLKSSIGLIGIARKVFIFFVVAVAHQVDSVLGDQHLLRDAAIFFYLANELLSIIENGGRLGVPLPPGIKQAVEVLRNKGGVNDDHRN from the coding sequence GTGGAAAGATTGGACTTGGTATTGAAAACGGTATTTGCTGCTACTGGCGGCGCTGCCTCGTTTTTGTTTGGCGGGTGGCCGGCACTACTGAATGTGCTGCTCATCGTTGTGGCGATTGATTACGTGACGGGCGTCATGGCTTCCGGCGCCGAAGGTAAGCTGAAAAGCAGCATCGGCCTTATCGGCATTGCCCGCAAGGTGTTTATTTTTTTCGTCGTGGCGGTGGCGCATCAGGTGGACAGCGTACTAGGGGATCAGCATTTGCTGCGGGACGCTGCTATCTTTTTCTATTTGGCCAATGAGTTGCTATCCATCATTGAGAATGGCGGCCGCCTGGGCGTGCCACTCCCACCCGGTATTAAGCAGGCGGTTGAAGTACTGAGAAACAAAGGAGGGGTTAACGATGACCATCGAAATTAA
- a CDS encoding bifunctional metallophosphatase/5'-nucleotidase, whose product MPSLQWNTSDSDSILLLYTNDIHSHWDGAARLASLMSRYRRHCGEKIVLLDGGDHMDRAYMETEGTYGAANVRLMNRLGYDAAVIGNNEGLTFVPERLGQVYRSNARFPVLAANVTAISTGQRPDWLKPWVELERGGIQIGIVGVTAPYVDYYRLLGWEVGEPITAVREAVSVLRPRVDLLVVLSHCGLTTDVKMAEETEGIDLILGGHSHHLLPDGHKVGRTWLLAAGKYGDHLGVAECRRAPSGELELSVRCIPVTGELPDPIVEAELLQARAEATWRLSVPVAQVAEPLAVQYNRPSPLGQLLAQALRDHTGADIGLVNAGQLLGDLPAGTVTEGMLHTLCPSPINPVRMHLSGADVKQAIRESLHEEAYGRVVRGYGFRGGQLGTLCVDGLQVEWRRGPDEERIRLWLDGREVADNDRLVVGTIDMFVFGGGYPSLKNGQDITFFLPEVLRDILAVQLRKAEELSRCREDRLAIVHYR is encoded by the coding sequence ATGCCATCGCTTCAGTGGAATACATCGGATTCGGATTCGATTCTATTGCTGTACACCAACGATATTCATAGCCATTGGGACGGAGCGGCCCGGCTGGCCTCGCTCATGAGCCGTTACCGCCGGCATTGCGGGGAGAAGATCGTGCTGCTGGACGGCGGCGATCATATGGACCGTGCTTATATGGAGACGGAGGGGACCTACGGCGCAGCGAATGTTCGGCTCATGAACCGGCTCGGCTATGATGCCGCCGTTATCGGCAATAATGAAGGGCTGACGTTCGTGCCGGAGCGGCTCGGACAAGTGTACCGGAGCAATGCCCGCTTTCCCGTCCTGGCCGCGAACGTCACCGCGATCAGCACCGGGCAGCGTCCGGATTGGCTGAAGCCGTGGGTCGAGTTGGAGCGGGGCGGAATTCAGATCGGCATCGTCGGCGTTACTGCGCCTTATGTCGACTATTACCGTTTGCTCGGATGGGAGGTAGGCGAGCCGATAACCGCCGTGCGGGAGGCGGTTTCTGTTCTCCGTCCTCGCGTCGATCTGCTCGTCGTCCTATCGCACTGCGGGCTGACTACGGATGTGAAAATGGCGGAAGAAACGGAAGGGATCGACCTTATTCTGGGCGGGCACAGCCATCATCTGCTTCCGGACGGGCATAAAGTGGGCCGGACCTGGCTGCTGGCGGCGGGGAAATACGGCGATCATCTGGGCGTGGCCGAGTGCCGGCGGGCTCCTTCGGGCGAACTGGAGCTGTCGGTGCGCTGCATCCCGGTGACCGGAGAGCTGCCGGATCCGATCGTGGAGGCCGAACTGCTCCAGGCCAGGGCCGAGGCGACCTGGAGGCTGTCCGTCCCGGTCGCTCAAGTCGCGGAACCGCTCGCTGTGCAGTATAATCGGCCGTCCCCTCTCGGCCAATTGCTGGCCCAAGCTCTTCGCGACCATACCGGGGCGGATATCGGTCTCGTCAATGCCGGCCAGTTGCTTGGCGATCTGCCAGCCGGAACGGTGACCGAGGGCATGCTGCATACGCTGTGCCCTTCCCCCATTAATCCGGTCCGGATGCATCTATCCGGCGCGGACGTGAAGCAGGCAATCCGGGAGAGCCTGCACGAGGAAGCTTACGGACGGGTCGTGCGCGGCTACGGGTTCCGCGGGGGCCAGCTTGGCACGCTGTGCGTGGACGGGCTGCAGGTGGAGTGGAGGCGCGGTCCGGACGAGGAGCGGATCCGGCTGTGGCTCGACGGCCGGGAAGTGGCCGATAACGACCGGCTTGTCGTCGGTACGATCGACATGTTTGTATTTGGCGGAGGCTATCCGAGCTTGAAAAATGGGCAGGATATTACGTTTTTCCTGCCGGAGGTGCTGCGCGATATTTTGGCCGTCCAACTGCGGAAGGCGGAGGAGCTAAGCCGCTGCCGCGAGGATCGGCTTGCGATTGTCCATTATCGTTAG
- a CDS encoding N-acetylmuramoyl-L-alanine amidase, whose translation MTIEIKQRLLPDGRPNKPTRTMKPQYITIHNTDNSAPGATAEAHSRYILNGSAGAQKSWHYTVDDREVYQHLRDDEQGWHAGDGNGPGNTTSIGIEVCMYQGMDESKAWQRAAELIVLLTKRHGISVSRVVPHRHWSGKACPSRILPRWAEFIKLMEKPKQLDYAGHWAEASIRRVMDAGIMGGRNTGFAPNEPITRAEIAVVVDRLLKGAAEWVR comes from the coding sequence ATGACCATCGAAATTAAGCAGCGATTGCTTCCAGACGGGCGGCCCAACAAGCCAACTCGCACAATGAAGCCGCAGTATATCACGATCCACAATACCGATAATAGCGCTCCAGGAGCTACGGCCGAAGCGCATAGCCGGTATATTTTGAACGGTAGCGCCGGGGCCCAGAAGAGTTGGCACTATACGGTCGACGATCGCGAGGTCTACCAGCACTTACGGGACGACGAGCAGGGATGGCATGCCGGCGACGGCAACGGTCCCGGTAATACGACATCCATCGGAATTGAGGTCTGTATGTACCAGGGCATGGACGAATCGAAGGCGTGGCAGCGGGCGGCGGAGCTGATCGTGCTGCTGACTAAGCGGCACGGAATATCAGTCAGCCGTGTTGTACCGCATCGCCATTGGAGCGGGAAGGCGTGTCCGTCCCGGATACTGCCGCGTTGGGCGGAGTTTATCAAATTGATGGAGAAACCGAAGCAGCTGGACTATGCCGGCCATTGGGCCGAGGCGTCTATTCGGCGTGTGATGGACGCAGGAATTATGGGCGGCCGTAACACTGGATTCGCGCCGAACGAGCCGATTACTAGGGCAGAGATTGCTGTAGTAGTCGATCGGCTCCTAAAGGGAGCAGCAGAGTGGGTAAGGTAA
- a CDS encoding polysaccharide deacetylase family protein, translating to MKSVRKRLERASRVGMICLAAIALLFVAAMTSVHRGEAGGEVASNEAVQQRQLAAVAMEELKPMPANAAVKPVLKDRAYFEERGDIVWEVPSAGKRIALTFDDGPDPKNTPAILELLKQHDAKATFFLVGWRLKANPELAKRTLREGHEIGNHSYYHKYFRRGISAAEIEEDMMKAHRLIEEVTGTATHLYRPPGGYYNQQLVDAARANDYRIVMWSWHQDTKDWSSPGVQRIVDKVLNSARNGDIVLMHDFAEGRSQTVEALKMILPELKKRGYSMVTVSELMAHRVKGELKKPR from the coding sequence ATGAAGAGCGTAAGGAAACGTCTGGAACGGGCGTCACGAGTCGGGATGATCTGTCTTGCGGCTATAGCCCTGCTGTTCGTTGCGGCTATGACGAGTGTACATAGAGGGGAGGCTGGGGGTGAAGTTGCCAGCAATGAGGCCGTCCAGCAGAGACAGCTTGCTGCTGTGGCTATGGAGGAGCTGAAGCCAATGCCGGCGAACGCGGCTGTGAAGCCGGTACTCAAAGATCGGGCTTACTTCGAGGAACGGGGAGATATCGTATGGGAGGTGCCGTCAGCAGGCAAGCGGATTGCCCTTACATTTGATGATGGCCCTGATCCGAAAAATACGCCTGCCATTCTGGAGCTGCTGAAGCAGCATGACGCCAAAGCTACCTTTTTCCTGGTCGGTTGGCGGCTCAAGGCTAACCCAGAATTGGCGAAGCGAACCCTCCGAGAAGGACATGAGATCGGGAACCATTCGTACTATCATAAATATTTCCGGCGCGGGATATCGGCCGCAGAGATCGAGGAGGATATGATGAAGGCGCACCGCCTCATCGAAGAGGTGACCGGAACGGCCACTCACTTATATCGCCCGCCTGGCGGTTACTATAACCAACAGCTGGTGGATGCCGCTCGCGCCAACGATTACCGCATCGTCATGTGGTCATGGCATCAGGACACGAAGGATTGGAGCTCCCCTGGAGTCCAGCGCATCGTCGATAAAGTGTTGAATTCGGCCCGGAATGGGGATATCGTGCTGATGCATGATTTCGCGGAGGGACGTTCGCAGACGGTGGAGGCGTTGAAGATGATTTTGCCGGAACTCAAAAAGCGGGGCTACTCCATGGTGACGGTCTCCGAATTGATGGCGCACCGGGTCAAGGGAGAACTGAAAAAGCCCCGCTAG
- a CDS encoding HD-GYP domain-containing protein, which translates to MNVKVHVLSVADGDIVAKDIFNSHGLLVISAGTKLKEKDIALLLRHHLDFIDIEERQAESMTTLPQLVSSSGTDRLQSSYKEAVAGVEQLFYEAAAHGHIQDEQVEQTLTPLIHQIKAERDVVSLLLMMGAEDECTYQHSVQVGMLSYYLAKWLNYNEADAVRAGKAGFLHEIGMALVDADASSMTATGIQSEEEAEKMKKHTRFGCDLLRGTYEDEWLYLAALQHHERLDGSGYPYGLKEDEIHPVSRIVAIADLYSELTSACSGLPKQNLFCVLRDLQAMSFGQLDPTMTHTFIRNMIPNFLHKQARLNDGRTGVIVMSNQTELFRPLVQIDQEFVDLAQRRQLEIEHVYV; encoded by the coding sequence ATGAACGTGAAGGTTCATGTCTTAAGCGTTGCGGACGGCGATATCGTGGCGAAGGATATTTTCAATTCCCACGGTCTTCTTGTAATCTCCGCCGGAACGAAATTGAAGGAGAAAGATATCGCCCTGCTCCTGCGGCATCATCTTGATTTTATCGATATTGAAGAGAGACAAGCCGAATCGATGACAACGCTTCCACAATTAGTTTCCTCTTCCGGAACGGATCGGCTGCAGTCTTCCTATAAGGAAGCGGTCGCCGGAGTGGAGCAGTTATTCTATGAGGCGGCTGCCCATGGTCATATACAAGATGAACAGGTGGAACAGACATTGACGCCATTGATTCACCAGATTAAGGCGGAACGGGATGTCGTCTCCCTGCTCCTGATGATGGGGGCGGAAGATGAATGCACCTACCAGCATTCGGTCCAAGTCGGAATGCTGTCCTATTATTTGGCGAAGTGGCTGAATTATAATGAAGCGGATGCGGTGCGGGCCGGCAAGGCCGGCTTCCTTCATGAGATCGGCATGGCCCTGGTGGATGCGGATGCCTCATCGATGACTGCTACGGGTATTCAGAGCGAGGAAGAAGCCGAGAAGATGAAAAAGCACACCCGCTTCGGGTGCGACTTGCTTCGAGGGACCTATGAAGACGAATGGCTGTATCTGGCCGCTCTGCAGCATCACGAACGGCTGGATGGAAGCGGTTATCCATACGGCCTGAAGGAAGACGAGATTCATCCCGTCTCCCGTATCGTTGCTATCGCCGATCTGTACAGTGAGTTGACCTCGGCCTGCAGCGGCCTTCCCAAGCAGAACCTGTTCTGCGTATTGCGGGATCTCCAGGCGATGAGCTTCGGCCAATTGGATCCTACGATGACCCATACCTTTATCCGGAACATGATTCCGAACTTCCTGCACAAGCAAGCCCGCCTGAATGACGGCCGGACGGGAGTCATCGTCATGTCGAATCAGACCGAACTGTTCCGCCCGCTCGTACAAATCGATCAGGAGTTCGTCGATCTGGCGCAGCGGAGACAGTTGGAAATCGAGCATGTGTACGTGTAA
- a CDS encoding DUF3672 domain-containing protein, producing the protein MSEGFEIGTAIPSKLTLSMRLKETIPANARIKLYLALSLEGMTWNDAAYPWETMNIPWEAGATEWLPLGEFYVDSREKINDIWRFTCYDKLVWGDVPYISSLTYPASQKAVFDEICTRLGYTYDSSVVINPGYMIQAGPAGFTMRQVLAYIAGLNSASIFIDKAGTLKFKRFTAADPPVFEMRVSDYIRVKQTNPVKTYTRVVVTYDTEDDLSYSAGSGDENHTLNLENPFATQAMVDDLLAALNGFAYLPLTMDARGFPQLEHGDVLGFSQLEGASWLETITSWQDTHLPWDGIVDYKSIILRQTLSFKGGLKLRIDAPSISEQQSEFGLEGSLSQQVNKLNKDALKEGKAYFGVTVTRREGLIVEREDHRSKVILNSDVLSFQANGQDRIYFDPVAGRYKFNGTLEAVDGIFSGNLQAAGGTFRGDLQAAGGTFTGTLRGVDGDFSGELRAARGTFAGNLSAAGGTFTGTLVGVDGTFSGTITAASIIGGTINGSTIIGSSIKTAASGRRIEIDSSGFRTYDSYGNNRIRINTGSDSGVSAISFFGSNGGFAGEINSYQSQNQLNIVSDSLFIGSNSTSGPVNIQGYTTFNGYVEFRYGVSGLRLGIGDIQGLRDELENIRYMLRNHTHTVYLPNHNHGNPQNKNWGDKTFTTSTP; encoded by the coding sequence ATGTCGGAAGGATTCGAGATTGGGACGGCAATCCCGTCGAAGCTCACGTTATCCATGCGGCTCAAGGAGACCATTCCAGCCAATGCAAGAATCAAGCTGTATCTTGCCCTCTCGCTCGAAGGAATGACATGGAACGATGCGGCATACCCGTGGGAGACCATGAACATTCCCTGGGAGGCCGGGGCGACGGAGTGGCTGCCGCTCGGCGAGTTCTATGTGGACAGCCGAGAGAAGATCAACGACATCTGGCGCTTCACCTGCTATGACAAGCTGGTATGGGGCGACGTGCCGTATATTTCGAGCTTGACCTACCCGGCCAGTCAGAAAGCTGTATTTGACGAGATCTGCACCCGATTGGGCTATACTTACGACAGCAGCGTGGTTATAAATCCGGGATATATGATTCAAGCCGGTCCTGCGGGATTCACGATGCGGCAGGTCCTGGCATACATCGCCGGCCTCAACAGCGCCAGTATCTTCATAGACAAAGCCGGCACGCTCAAATTCAAGCGATTCACGGCAGCCGATCCTCCGGTATTCGAGATGCGAGTTTCTGATTACATTCGAGTGAAGCAGACCAACCCGGTCAAGACCTACACCCGCGTTGTCGTTACCTACGATACAGAGGATGATCTCTCGTACTCTGCCGGCAGCGGCGATGAAAACCATACGCTCAATCTGGAAAACCCGTTCGCAACTCAAGCCATGGTTGACGACCTACTGGCCGCGCTGAACGGGTTCGCGTATTTGCCGCTGACTATGGATGCCCGAGGCTTCCCGCAGCTCGAACACGGCGACGTATTGGGTTTCTCACAGTTGGAGGGGGCGAGCTGGCTTGAGACAATCACGAGCTGGCAGGATACACATTTACCGTGGGACGGCATTGTTGATTACAAGTCAATTATCCTGCGTCAGACTCTGTCTTTCAAAGGTGGCCTCAAGCTGCGGATCGACGCCCCGTCCATATCGGAACAGCAGTCCGAATTTGGGCTTGAGGGTTCGTTAAGCCAGCAAGTTAACAAGCTGAACAAGGATGCGCTGAAGGAGGGCAAGGCGTATTTTGGTGTGACGGTTACGCGCCGGGAAGGGCTCATTGTTGAGCGGGAGGATCACCGTAGTAAAGTCATCTTGAATAGTGATGTGCTCTCCTTCCAAGCCAACGGCCAGGATCGCATATATTTTGATCCTGTTGCTGGACGCTACAAGTTTAACGGGACGCTGGAGGCCGTGGACGGAATCTTTTCCGGCAACTTGCAGGCGGCGGGCGGTACGTTCCGGGGTGACCTGCAGGCTGCAGGTGGAACATTTACGGGCACGCTCCGAGGTGTCGACGGCGATTTCAGCGGCGAGCTGCGCGCGGCACGGGGCACGTTTGCCGGAAACCTCTCGGCTGCCGGCGGGACATTCACCGGCACGCTGGTCGGCGTCGATGGCACGTTTAGCGGCACTATCACCGCGGCCTCGATTATCGGCGGAACCATAAACGGATCGACCATAATCGGATCGTCGATAAAGACCGCAGCATCTGGCCGTCGCATTGAGATTGATTCCAGCGGTTTCCGGACCTACGATTCATATGGCAATAACCGCATCCGGATAAATACAGGTTCAGATTCAGGGGTATCGGCTATTTCATTCTTCGGATCGAATGGCGGTTTTGCCGGGGAGATAAATTCCTACCAGTCCCAGAATCAGCTTAATATTGTTTCGGATTCGTTGTTCATTGGTTCAAATAGCACGAGTGGCCCCGTAAATATACAGGGGTATACGACGTTTAACGGTTACGTGGAATTTCGATATGGCGTCAGCGGATTAAGACTAGGAATAGGGGACATCCAAGGGCTTCGTGATGAATTAGAAAACATCAGATATATGCTTAGGAACCACACCCATACTGTGTATCTGCCAAATCACAACCATGGTAACCCGCAGAATAAAAACTGGGGTGACAAAACATTTACGACGTCCACGCCGTAG
- a CDS encoding DUF6711 family protein, with translation MQLKVNGMEIAEYPSQFTVTTLDLDDGESSVRTADGTLNRDRIAVKRQIEMTWGPLKWPQISALLKSMDGVFFDFTYPDPMLGAYTTKKMYVGNRPAPFTVQDGNELLWSGLKVTLTER, from the coding sequence TTGCAATTAAAAGTGAACGGCATGGAAATTGCCGAGTACCCGTCACAATTTACAGTGACAACCCTAGACCTCGATGACGGCGAGTCATCCGTTCGGACTGCAGACGGCACGCTCAACCGCGACCGAATAGCGGTGAAACGTCAAATAGAAATGACCTGGGGACCGCTCAAATGGCCGCAAATATCGGCGTTACTCAAGTCGATGGATGGGGTATTCTTTGATTTCACTTATCCAGATCCGATGTTGGGGGCCTATACAACCAAGAAGATGTATGTCGGGAACCGGCCGGCACCATTTACGGTACAGGACGGCAATGAGCTGCTATGGTCTGGCCTGAAGGTCACCTTAACGGAGCGGTGA
- a CDS encoding DUF3231 family protein: MGILSGNPKDEPLHYGETYDVWAFSMKAKGCISVYRAYHYHAGDKDLKNILGDLINQAELEEKECDQILISNGIAPSPTLPDRPEAKLEEIPVGARLTDQEITSMIAADTAASMVVCSQIMGKSIREDIAALFGKYHLTKAALGLKILEMSKEKGWLVPPPLHVKRPELVEK; encoded by the coding sequence ATGGGCATTTTAAGCGGCAATCCGAAAGATGAACCCCTTCATTACGGTGAAACCTATGATGTATGGGCATTCTCAATGAAAGCGAAAGGATGCATTTCCGTTTACCGGGCTTACCATTATCACGCCGGGGACAAAGATTTAAAAAATATATTAGGCGATTTGATTAATCAAGCGGAACTAGAAGAGAAAGAATGCGATCAAATTTTAATTAGCAATGGAATAGCTCCCAGCCCGACACTCCCTGACAGGCCAGAAGCCAAACTTGAAGAAATTCCTGTCGGGGCGAGACTTACGGATCAAGAGATAACGTCTATGATTGCGGCTGACACTGCGGCCAGCATGGTAGTGTGCAGCCAAATCATGGGGAAATCAATTCGGGAAGACATTGCGGCATTATTCGGCAAATATCATTTGACGAAAGCCGCTTTAGGTCTCAAAATTTTGGAGATGAGTAAAGAAAAGGGCTGGTTGGTTCCGCCCCCGCTGCATGTAAAGAGACCAGAGCTGGTTGAGAAATAA
- a CDS encoding DUF4183 domain-containing protein — translation MCQLLNRSSIPLPSARAVPFPLHRTVRRSSRESRCLRRLPRFYRWIPFQYITVADGVRNAYTNGDGLAQFQSSSILNPGTVSYFNLFINGMLQPLNTYTVTEGLLQIDGVPEQGVPITLQFIRIIPRPAGI, via the coding sequence ATATGCCAATTATTAAACCGTTCATCGATCCCTCTGCCATCAGCCCGTGCAGTTCCCTTTCCCCTCCACCGGACTGTCCGGCGGTCTTCCCGGGAGAGCCGGTGCCTCCGCCGGCTCCCGAGATTTTACAGGTGGATACCCTTTCAGTACATTACGGTCGCGGATGGAGTTCGAAATGCATACACGAATGGGGATGGTCTGGCTCAATTCCAGAGCAGCAGCATACTGAATCCAGGAACGGTGTCATATTTCAATTTGTTTATTAACGGAATGCTGCAGCCTCTCAACACCTATACCGTAACGGAAGGTCTTCTGCAAATCGATGGGGTCCCCGAGCAGGGAGTTCCCATTACCCTTCAATTCATCCGAATCATCCCCAGACCGGCGGGAATATGA
- a CDS encoding phage tail protein produces the protein MSNESVGKISLDLDLRSGDLNKQINTIAGRMGSQLTKSLQTTLSTSTKGLSVNKLATHMSGALRAATETAMQGIADGIDETMTAAESRISRSINVVNGMLRKSIEENKQLAEQSIDSVGERLKKLRLPLLFDKMMPAAAQPEPAPVPVAPKMTQKTAAPKVKPVIDTDAIKAQISDLSAVLDNTNAKIEVQQRKLADLNEAYNNTFSDSRKNKLQEKIINTEGTLLRLTQTSDRTAQKIWELEDRLKGAGGAAAQAEKPVEKLGSKLIQANKPLKPMRSNLDKAAKAAAGAGTSFNTASRNAGKMGNQFTAAFSRILKQVFVFAVLYKAVRDFNAYLGSSLKTNAQYVASLNAIKTNLRVAFQPIYDAILPAINALMSWLAKATAYIAAFISALFGKTYQQSYQAAKGIETAKKSLAGYGKVAKKAGKEAKGAVASFDELNTLDTSKGGDDSDAGSGGPGDFEMAVPDMDITGIQTQMDALVATIKSSFGGAWDYIKSGWMTLVETFGPSFENAWAEISPVLDRWKMQFAQMFNDVMTLGEPLKNWIKTGLVPNWQNGIELAGHVLAGLGDSAQKVFSSLWENAFPIIEKFVTEGLPRLSEFVTGAQDIFRRLFDLVKGIFDDIWRDAVDPAMQMLSKVIQDTLDIIFGWWDDWGKKIVEGLKESLDQIRELWDNLWNGFLKPFLDKMLKMFNWLWDKHLKDLIKQVTDFVGKLATSALDILNKFVMPIVNWLVKKLGPVFSDIFSLIGDVIGTALGVISDVAKGIIKALGGIIDFITGVLILDWERTWNGMKDIFTGITDAIVGVFKGAVNLLIDAINFFVRQANKLSFDIPEFLGGGTFGISIPEIPKLAKGGLAYGPTLAMVGDNRGASVDPEVVSPLSKLQDMIGANNQPVVEALYLILEALKSNDKQTVLQIGETEFGRLAVKSINSAQRQAGRTLLNV, from the coding sequence ATGTCGAACGAGAGTGTCGGAAAAATCAGTCTGGACCTGGACCTGCGCAGCGGGGACCTGAATAAGCAGATAAATACCATCGCCGGCCGCATGGGTTCGCAGCTGACCAAATCGTTGCAGACTACGCTGAGCACATCGACCAAGGGCCTATCCGTAAACAAGCTGGCAACCCATATGTCAGGCGCGCTACGAGCGGCAACAGAAACAGCCATGCAGGGCATTGCTGATGGTATCGACGAGACGATGACGGCAGCCGAATCCCGTATCTCCCGTAGCATTAACGTGGTCAACGGCATGCTGAGAAAGAGCATTGAGGAGAATAAGCAGCTGGCTGAACAGTCGATCGACAGTGTCGGCGAACGGCTGAAAAAGCTGCGGCTGCCGCTGCTCTTTGACAAGATGATGCCAGCAGCTGCACAACCGGAACCGGCCCCGGTGCCAGTAGCGCCAAAAATGACGCAGAAGACCGCAGCGCCAAAGGTCAAGCCGGTAATAGATACCGACGCTATCAAGGCGCAGATAAGCGATCTGTCCGCCGTCCTGGATAATACCAACGCGAAAATCGAAGTTCAGCAGCGGAAGCTTGCTGATTTGAATGAAGCATACAATAACACCTTCAGCGATAGCAGAAAAAACAAGCTTCAAGAAAAGATCATTAACACCGAAGGCACACTCCTTCGGCTCACTCAGACGTCAGACAGAACAGCCCAAAAGATATGGGAGCTGGAGGATCGATTGAAAGGGGCAGGGGGAGCTGCTGCCCAGGCTGAAAAACCAGTCGAAAAACTTGGAAGCAAGTTGATCCAAGCGAACAAGCCCCTGAAGCCGATGCGGTCGAATCTGGATAAGGCAGCGAAAGCAGCAGCTGGCGCGGGAACATCATTCAACACAGCCAGCCGGAACGCTGGGAAGATGGGCAATCAGTTCACGGCTGCCTTTAGTCGCATCCTAAAGCAGGTGTTTGTATTTGCCGTCTTGTACAAAGCGGTTCGGGACTTCAACGCATACCTGGGATCATCTCTTAAAACGAATGCCCAATACGTTGCCAGTTTGAACGCCATAAAGACCAATCTGCGGGTAGCCTTCCAGCCGATCTATGACGCCATCTTGCCGGCAATAAACGCCCTAATGTCATGGTTGGCAAAGGCCACGGCGTACATTGCTGCGTTTATTAGTGCGTTGTTTGGCAAGACGTATCAACAGTCCTACCAGGCAGCCAAAGGGATCGAGACAGCAAAGAAGAGTCTGGCAGGCTATGGTAAGGTGGCCAAAAAAGCCGGTAAGGAAGCCAAGGGGGCGGTGGCCAGCTTCGACGAGCTCAACACGCTGGACACGTCGAAAGGCGGGGATGACTCGGATGCCGGCAGCGGGGGCCCCGGTGACTTTGAGATGGCCGTACCGGATATGGACATTACAGGCATCCAGACGCAAATGGACGCGCTGGTTGCCACTATAAAGTCATCGTTCGGCGGAGCATGGGACTACATCAAGTCAGGATGGATGACGCTGGTGGAGACGTTCGGGCCGTCTTTCGAAAATGCCTGGGCGGAAATATCCCCTGTTCTGGACCGTTGGAAGATGCAGTTCGCTCAAATGTTTAACGATGTCATGACGCTCGGCGAACCGCTAAAAAACTGGATCAAGACAGGATTAGTACCAAACTGGCAGAATGGAATTGAGCTGGCAGGGCATGTACTGGCTGGGTTGGGGGACAGTGCACAAAAAGTATTTTCGAGTCTGTGGGAAAATGCATTTCCGATTATCGAGAAATTTGTCACAGAAGGGCTGCCCCGCCTTTCGGAGTTTGTCACCGGAGCACAAGACATATTCCGTAGACTCTTCGACTTGGTCAAAGGGATATTTGATGATATTTGGCGCGATGCCGTAGATCCGGCAATGCAGATGCTTTCGAAAGTCATCCAAGATACGCTCGATATTATCTTTGGTTGGTGGGATGACTGGGGCAAAAAGATAGTCGAGGGGTTAAAAGAATCTCTCGATCAAATACGAGAATTATGGGACAACTTGTGGAATGGTTTTCTTAAGCCATTTCTCGATAAAATGCTAAAAATGTTTAACTGGCTATGGGATAAGCATTTGAAAGACTTAATCAAGCAAGTTACAGATTTTGTAGGCAAGTTGGCCACCTCGGCCTTGGACATCCTTAACAAGTTTGTGATGCCGATCGTCAACTGGCTTGTCAAAAAACTGGGGCCGGTCTTTTCTGACATCTTTTCTTTGATTGGCGACGTCATCGGTACGGCTCTGGGGGTCATCTCAGACGTCGCCAAAGGGATTATTAAGGCCCTGGGCGGCATTATTGACTTTATTACTGGGGTGCTCATTCTTGACTGGGAGCGCACCTGGAACGGCATGAAGGACATCTTCACCGGAATCACGGATGCGATCGTTGGTGTATTCAAAGGGGCGGTAAACCTCCTGATAGACGCTATAAACTTCTTTGTTCGGCAGGCCAATAAACTCAGCTTCGACATCCCGGAATTTCTCGGGGGCGGGACGTTCGGGATATCGATCCCCGAAATCCCTAAACTTGCGAAAGGCGGACTCGCATACGGTCCAACGCTTGCGATGGTCGGAGACAACCGCGGCGCCTCTGTCGATCCCGAGGTTGTCAGCCCACTGAGCAAGCTACAGGATATGATCGGGGCGAACAACCAGCCGGTTGTCGAGGCGTTATATCTGATACTCGAGGCGCTGAAATCCAACGATAAGCAGACGGTTCTCCAAATAGGCGAAACGGAGTTCGGGCGATTAGCCGTCAAATCCATTAATAGTGCCCAGCGGCAGGCAGGGCGTACATTATTAAATGTGTAA